From the genome of Candidozyma auris chromosome 2, complete sequence, one region includes:
- the MOB2 gene encoding Mob2p, producing MSFLNTIRGFGRSSKKTKKDYETPGILAPPGNGNVSPMRRSQSPSHSEEIPLFMCEPFVKTALVKGSFKTIVQLPKYVDYGEWLSLNIFELYNHLNQFYGIISDYITPETNPTMNAGPNMNYLWIDTNGQPVNLPADQYIEYVLTWISNKINDQSVFPTKDGGAFPPNFIKDCKNIVRQMFRIFAHIYHNHFDKLVHLSLEAHWNSFFAHFIGFCKEFNLIEKKELMPLLPLIENFEVQGKII from the exons ATGTCGTTTCTAAATACCATTAGGGGCTTCGGAcgctcttcaaagaaaacaaagaaggaCTACGAGACCCCAGGGATCCTTGCTCCTCCTGGCAACGGGAATGTATCGCCAATGAGAAGGTCCCAGCTGCCTTCCC ATTCAGAGGAGATTCCTCTCTTCATGTGTGAGCCGTTCGTTAAGACAGCGTTGGTGAAGGGATCATTCAAGACGATCGTGCAACTACCTAAGTACGTTGATTATGGTGAGTGGCTATCACTAAACATATTCGAGCTTTACAACCACTTGAATCAGTTCTACGGCATCATATCAGATTACATAACGCCGGAGACAAACCCTACTATGAACGCTGGACCTAACATGAACTACTTGTGGATTGACACAAATGGACAGCCAGTAAATCTACCTGCTGACCAATATATCGAATACGTTTTGACGTGGATCTCaaacaagatcaacgaTCAGTCTGTATTTCCTACAAAAGATGGAGGGGCTTTTCCTCCGAACTTTATCAAAGATTGCAAGAACATCGTAAGACAAATGTTCAGAATATTTGCTCACATATATCATAATCACTTCGACAAGCTTGTTCATCTATCACTAGAGGCCCACTGGAATTCTTTTTTCGCCCATTTCATAGGTTTTTGCAAGGAATTTAACTTAatcgaaaagaaagaactcATGCCGTTGTTACCGTTGATAGAAAACTTCGAAGTTCAAGGAAAGATTATTTAG
- the RPO41 gene encoding DNA-directed RNA polymerase — translation MLRTAKSSSSRTGFLNLRFRPYLRCVTTSTREHPEPALFKANYAYPSIVEDLKKNAQLHTQKTRQVSLTQKPFNEISPESVADLPEEQKKEVAWSSSYDPVTRSPFVKDVVHLQSLLDALLASKNFDRADNILKAIYPLLDQAKGFAQLLNKYLEAYAAEDSTTIEDLESYVEKSSVQFNFQPNDRTYALLLGKSLSNPEKFEKWLNRAKKSRHLFRNMLNNVDVITIEGLTKIFRDPTLKPSYVPQDLIAVYNEVRSPGESNAKSTDDTPEYFSSDSVDAPILEKEDAITLRSVDSFGMKVIRHTLLGLKSETKLDLESLFKDLDGSIDSHLLHNVTDSKRNCHEIFKKLKSPEDKARFNKILEIFNERRQKDLEARGIEGARAKWNHEFNTLQQRGEISMNKNLNVQLYKWYSDMLPLVEEEHQLCKQLLNNEINMSELSQEEKKQMKDRSFYAPYFVLVPPKTLCVIVIFELLKLNSTGGIVDGMRAARAIISVGRAVELEYKCQSLMRADKKYASKKLMNSTQWRKVVKSRKSIEAASVQTDWTYTLYAKLGSVLTTLLLHVAKVQVSGTDPTTGKTVKGLQPAFHHTYQFMSGQRIGVIKLHKNLVKQLGGNAFVNSVQPSFLPMLVPPRPWTAHNSGGYLFTPSNVVRIKDSAETIAYVKAASDAHNLDEVYKGLNILGETAWTVNSKVLDVISRCWNTGEQFLDIPPVAEEPKLPPPLPSNAEPSQKSEYIKQVKQILNEAAGHRSQRCDINYKLEIARAFVGEKMFFPHSVDFRGRAYPISPHFNHLGSDLTRSLFLFWDGKELGERGLRWLKIHLANVYGKDKAPLDERVKFVEENMDKVFQTARDPLGEDRWWIKGDKPWQVLSVCFELNEAYKLEDPTKYVSYIPVHQDGTCNGLQHYAALGGDVEGARQVNLLPADRPQDVYSHVAGLVEKRLDAEAEAGDELAQFLRGKITRKVVKQTVMTNVYGVTYVGAVAQIEKQIASLFKGEPSDKLSIYSRYLTTHVFASVRELFEGAHLIQDWLGEAAKRISKSVRIDYEETAATNSNKPNHLSSVIWTTPLGLPCVQPYRANRQQTITTSLQDVSISDPFGASQVDARKQQAAFPPNFVHSLDATHMLMTAKACGEDGLSFASVHDSYWTHASDVDQMNKHIREQFVKLHQEDSIQKLKDEFERRYKGFLQVMSIPGDHEVAIKVKEVRKKIVKDLGRALTVADEVYLEKRRQELLESSDPKDIETAKTITTTVSVTEGYDMNAISVPASQSNSVQILAPLTFPEIPSKGDLDVSLVKESQYFFS, via the coding sequence ATGCTTAGAACCGCTAAATCCTCATCTCTGAGGACAGGCTTTCTAAATCTCCGCTTTCGACCATACTTAAGGTGTGTCACTACTTCCACCAGAGAACACCCAGAGCCAGCGCTATTTAAAGCAAATTATGCATACCCTTCCATAGTTGAAGACCTAAAAAAGAACGCACAGTTGCATACTCAAAAGACGAGGCAAGTATCGCTCACACAGAAACCTTTTAACGAAATTTCTCCAGAGTCCGTCGCTGATCTCCCGGAAgaacagaaaaaagaagtagCTTGGTCTTCAAGTTACGACCCAGTGACGAGGTCACCTTTTGTGAAAGACGTTGTGCACCTTCAGTCTTTGTTAGATGCTCTTCTAGCTTCCAAGAACTTCGATAGAGCAGATAACATCCTCAAGGCTATATATCCCTTGCTTGATCAGGCAAAGGGATTTGCTCAGCTTTTGAACAAGTACTTAGAAGCTTACGCTGCGGAAGATTCCACTACCATCGAGGACCTAGAGCTGTACGTGGAAAAGTCTCTGGTACAGTTCAACTTCCAACCTAACGATAGAACATACGCTTTACTTCTAGGAAAAAGTCTCTCAAACCCTGAAaagtttgaaaaatggctTAATCGTGCTAAAAAATCTCGCCATTTATTCCGCAACATGCTAAACAACGTGGATGTCATCACTATCGAAGGTCTAACCAAGATCTTCAGGGATCCCACTTTGAAGCCTCTGTACGTCCCACAGGATTTAATTGCCGTTTACAACGAGGTGAGGAGTCCAGGCGAATCCAATGCCAAATCAACTGACGACACCCCAGAATACTTCTCGAGTGATTCCGTCGATGCACCAATCTTAGAGAAGGAAGATGCCATTACACTTCGTTCTGTAGATTCATTTGGTATGAAGGTCATTAGACACACGCTTTTGGGTCTTAAATCGGAAACCaagcttgatcttgagCTGTTATTCAAGGACCTTGATGGGTCTATTGACtcacatcttcttcataatGTTACCGActccaaaagaaactgtcatgagattttcaagaagcttaaGTCTCCTGAAGACAAGGCTagattcaacaaaattCTCGAAATATTCAACGAAAGACGTCAAAAGGATTTGGAAGCTCGAGGAATCGAGGGAGCCCGTGCAAAGTGGAACCATGAATTTAATACCCTTCAACAACGTGGCGAAATTTCCATGAACAAGAACTTGAATGTTCAATTGTACAAGTGGTATAGTGACATGCTTCCATTAGTCGAGGAAGAACACCAGTTGTGCAAGCAACTACTCAATAACGAGATCAATATGTCTGAGCTTTCccaagaggagaaaaaacAAATGAAGGACAGGTCATTTTATGCTCCATACTTTGTACTTGTGCCACCAAAGACTCTCTGTGTTATTGTCATCTttgaattgttgaagctcaacagCACAGGTGGTATTGTGGATGGTATGCGTGCAGCTAGGGCAATTATTTCTGTCGGTCGTGCTGTCGAGCTTGAATACAAGTGTCAGAGCCTCATGAGAGCGGACAAGAAATATGCTAGCAAGAAACTCATGAACCTGACTCAATGGAGGAAAGTGGTCAAGAGCAGAAAATCAATCGAGGCAGCTTCAGTGCAAACTGATTGGACATATACTTTGTATGCTAAGTTGGGCTCAGTTCTCACTactcttttgcttcatgTTGCAAAAGTACAAGTCAGTGGGACTGATCCCACCACCGGTAAGACTGTCAAGGGTCTTCAGCCTGCATTCCATCACACCTATCAATTTATGCTGGGTCAAAGAATCGGTGTTATCAAGTTGCACAAAAACCTCGTTAAACAACTCGGAGGAAATGCATTCGTGAACCTGGTGCAGCCATCATTCCTTCCAATGTTGGTTCCTCCAAGACCGTGGACTGCTCACAACCTGGGCGGCTACTTGTTCACCCCTTCTAACGTTGTGAGAATCAAGGATTCCGCGGAAACCATCGCATATGTGAAAGCTGCTTCGGACGCTCACAACTTGGATGAAGTTTACAAAGGTTTAAATATTTTGGGAGAGACCGCCTGGACGGTCAACTCTAAGGTCCTCGATGTAATCTCCCGGTGCTGGAACACAGGTGAACAATTTTTGGATATACCTCCTGTTGCCGAGGAACCCAAATTGCCTCCCCCACTTCCTTCCAATGCTGAGCCTTCGCAGAAAAGCGAATACATCAAGCAAGTCAAACAAATCTTAAATGAAGCGGCAGGTCACAGGTCTCAGAGGTGTGACATAAATTACAAGTTAGAAATCGCCAGGGCAtttgttggagaaaagATGTTTTTCCCTCATAGCGTCGACTTCAGAGGTAGGGCCTACCCAATCTCTCCCCATTTCAACCATTTGGGAAGTGATTTGACCAGATCTCTTTTCCTATTCTGGGACGGTAAGGAGCTTGGAGAGCGTGGTCTTAGATGGTTAAAAATTCATCTCGCTAACGTTTATGGTAAAGACAAAGCTCCTTTGGATGAGCGCGTGAAGTTTGTCGAAGAAAACATGGACAAGGTATTTCAAACAGCTCGTGACCCATTAGGAGAAGATCGCTGGTGGATAAAAGGTGACAAACCTTGGCAAGTACTCAGCGTGTGCTTCGAGTTAAACGAAGCCTATAAGCTTGAAGATCCAACCAAATATGTGTCTTACATTCCTGTGCATCAGGATGGCACATGTAATGGTTTGCAGCATTATGCAGCTTTAGGTGGTGATGTTGAAGGTGCCCGTCAGGTCAACTTACTTCCAGCCGATAGACCTCAGGATGTCTATCTGCATGTTGCTGGTCTCGTCGAGAAGAGACTCGATGCTGAAGCTGAGGCAGGTGACGAACTAGCTCAATTTTTGAGAGGCAAGATCACCAGAAAGGTCGTGAAGCAAACAGTGATGACGAATGTTTATGGTGTTACCTACGTTGGTGCAGTGGCACaaattgaaaagcaaattgcttctttgttcaaggGTGAGCCATCTGACAAACTTTCTATCTACTCGAGATACTTGACAACTCATGTGTTTGCCTCTGTAAGAGAGTTATTCGAAGGTGCACATTTGATTCAAGACTGGTTGGGAGAGGCTGCCAAACGGATTTCGAAGTCTGTGAGAATCGACTATGAGGAAACTGCAGCTACGAATTCTAACAAGCCAAACCATTTGTCTTCCGTCATATGGACCACTCCACTTGGGTTACCTTGTGTTCAACCATACAGGGCCAACAGACAGCAGACCATCACAACCAGTTTGCAAGATGTTTCCATTTCTGATCCATTTGGTGCCTCTCAGGTCGATGCCAGGAAGCAACAGGCTGCATTTCCACCAAACTTTGTGCATTCCTTAGATGCCACTCATATGTTGATGACTGCGAAAGCATGCGGTGAGGATGGTCTTTCGTTTGCATCCGTTCATGATTCGTACTGGACGCACGCCAGTGATGTTGATCAAATGAACAAGCACATCAGAGAGCAATTTGTCAAATTACACCAAGAAGACTCCATCCAAAAATTGAAAGACGAATTTGAAAGACGCTACAAGGGATTCCTTCAGGTGATGTCTATCCCTGGTGATCATGAAGTTGCAATAAAGGTAAAGGAAgtcagaaagaagattgtCAAGGACCTTGGGAGAGCCCTCACTGTTGCGGACGAAGTCTAccttgaaaagagaagacaGGAGCTACTCGAATCATCAGATCCCAAGGATATTGAGACTGCGAAGACCATCACGACGACCGTCAGTGTCACTGAGGGGTATGACATGAATGCCATCTCAGTTCCTGCTTCACAATCGAACTCCGTGCAAATTCTTGCTCCACTCACTTTTCCCGAAATTCCATCCAAGGGTGATCTTGATGTAAGCCTAGTAAAGGAGTCACAATACTTCTTTTCATGA
- the SNF7 gene encoding ESCRT-III subunit protein SNF7, translated as MWSYMFGGNKQQKKELPKKAIVELREHIQMLNKKRSHLESQIDDQDKLARKHISTNKALAKNALKRKKGYEANLMKIENQIDSLETQLTAIESANLNLETMKAMKQGASAMKQIHGEYDVDKVENTMDDIREQVELADEISEAISRPVGGEYVDEDELDEELAALQEEEKESKQKNTAAQAPAQKAPAFEEPELPNFPTVNKDKPQEEDEDEEALKALQAEMGL; from the coding sequence ATGTGGAGCTACATGTTTGGAGGCAACaagcagcaaaagaaagaattgcCGAAAAAGGCCATCGTTGAGTTGAGGGAGCATATCCAGAtgctcaacaagaagcgTAGCCATCTAGAGTCGCAAATCGATGATCAAGATAAGCTTGCAAGAAAACATATTTCCACGAATAAagctttggcaaagaatgcgttgaaaagaaaaaaggGGTATGAGGcgaacttgatgaagattgAGAACCAAATTGACTCACTTGAGACACAGTTGACCGCGATAGAGAGCGCCAACCTCAACTTGGAGACCATGAAGGCGATGAAACAAGGCGCCCTGGCCATGAAGCAGATTCATGGTGAGTACGATGTTGACAAGGTGGAGAACACTATGGATGATATCCGTGAGCAAGTGGAGTTGGCAGACGAGATATCCGAGGCAATCTCGCGGCCAGTGGGTGGTGAGTATGTGGACGAGGATGAGTTAGACGAGGAATTGGCGGCTTTAcaagaggaggagaaggaaagCAAGCAGAAGAATACCGCAGCACAGGCACCAGCGCAAAAGGCCCCTGCGTTTGAGGAGCCCGAGCTTCCTAATTTCCCTACGGTAAATAAGGATAAGCCGCAggaggaagacgaggatgaggaggCATTGAAGGCATTGCAAGCAGAGATGGGGTTGTGA
- a CDS encoding t-SNARE syntaxin: MSSAIQNRTFEFQQCVSSYDKINRRQQGGQQRQDTSAPKKSRFSQQASIIAKDIAHTTELLSKLALLAKKKPLFDDRPVEIGELTYVIKQDIFKIEQSIQNLQRFAKGESSIQMDSQINQYSKNVLNLLNSKMKNVSGEFKNVLELRQKNELMNKTRQENFLSAATNRRQNSSTPLSESDSARGTGVNNSSHNLGENPYMHSFEDEPAQNGGAELLSIPDQTRQLLLMEEQSNEYLQQRNSAVETIEATINEVGNLFSQLATMVTEQGEQIQRIDQNVEDIDMNISGAQRELLKYYAHISNNRWLFLKIFGVMLFFFFLWVMVS, translated from the coding sequence ATGTCGCTGGCGATACAAAATCGAACTTTTGAGTTCCAGCAATGCGTGTCGTCTTATGACAAAATCAACAGAAGGCAGCAAGGCGGCCAGCAGCGGCAAGACACTCTGGCACCCAAGAAATCACGTTTCTCCCAGCAAGCCCTGATAATCGCCAAAGACATTGCCCACACAACAGAGCTTCTACTGAAGCTCGCACTTTTGGCTAAGAAGAAACCACTCTTTGATGACCGGCCCGTGGAGATTGGCGAGTTGACCTATGTAATCAAGCAAGACATATTTAAGATTGAGCAGAGCATACAAAATCTCCAGCGATTTGCCAAGGGAGAGCTGTCCATCCAGATGGATTCTCAGATCAATCAGTACTCGAAAAATGTTTTGAATTTGCTTAACtcgaaaatgaagaatgtAAGTGGTGAGTTCAAAAATGTTTTGGAGCTTAGACAGAAGAATGAGCTAATGAACAAAACTAGGCAggagaacttcttgagtgCTGCCACCAACAGGCGACAGAATTCTCTGACGCCGCTCAGTGAGAGCGACTCCGCTAGGGGCACGGGAGTGAATAACTCATCCCATAACTTAGGGGAGAATCCATACATGCATAGTTTCGAAGATGAGCCAGCGCAGAACGGAGGCGCTGAGCTTCTCTCCATACCTGACCAAACCAGACAGCTACTTCTCATGGAAGAGCAGAGCAACGAATACCTACAGCAGAGAAACAGTGCAGTCGAGACCATTGAAGCCACCATTAATGAGGTAGGCAACCTCTTCTCCCAGTTAGCAACAATGGTGACTGAGCAGGGTGAGCAAATTCAAAGAATTGACCAAAACGTTGAAGACATCGATATGAACATATCGGGGGCTCAGAGAGAATTACTCAAGTACTACGCCCATATTTCCAACAACAGGTGgttgttcttgaaaatcttcGGTGTGATGctatttttcttctttttgtggGTGATGGTGAGCTAG
- the TUB2 gene encoding beta-tubulin has product MREIIHLSTGQCGNQIGAAFWETICGEHGLDNNGNYHGDDGIQKAKLDVYFNEASSGKYVPRAVLVDLEPGTIDAVKSSRIGNLFRPDNYIFGQSSAGNVWAKGHYTEGAELVDSVMDVVRREAEGCDSLQGFQITHSLGGGTGSGMGTLLISRIREEFPDRMMATFSVMPSPKVSDTVIEPYNATLSVHQLVENSDETFCIDNEALYNICQKTLRLPQPSYDQLNNLVSSVMSGVTTSLRYPGQLNSDLRKLAVNLVPFPRLHFFMVGYAPLTSMGSQSFRSLSVPELTQQMFDAKNMMAASDPRNGRYLTVAAFFRGNVSMKEVDDEMYKVQTRNADYFVEWIPNNVQTAVCSVPPKDLDMAATFIGNSTSIQELFKRVGDQFSAMFRRKAFLHWYTSEGMDEMEFTEAESNMNDLVSEYQQYQEASVEEEEDVDYGAEEAPLTDNMD; this is encoded by the exons ATGAGAGAAATT ATCCATTTGTCCACCGGTCAGTGTGGTAACCAGATTGGCGCTGCCTTCTGGGAAACTATCTGTGGTGAACACGGTTTAGACAACAATGGGAATTACCATGGCGACGACGGAATCCAAAAGGCCAAATTGGACGTGTACTTCAATGAAGCCTCCTCCGGCAAGTACGTTCCTCGTGCCGTTCTCGTGGACTTGGAACCAGGTACCATCGACGCTGTCAAGCTGTCCCGTATTGGTAACTTGTTTCGTCCCGATAACTACATCTTTGGCCAGTCTTCTGCTGGTAATGTGTGGGCCAAGGGTCACTATACTGAAGGTGCCGAATTGGTCGACTCTGTTATGGATGTTGTGAGGAGAGAGGCCGAAGGTTGTGACTCGTTGCAGGGTTTCCAGATTACTCACTCCTTGGGTGGAGGTACTGGTTCTGGTATGGGtaccttgttgatctcgAGAATCAGGGAGGAATTTCCAGACAGAATGATGGCAACCTTTTCCGTGATGCCCTCTCCTAAAGTTTCCGACACCGTCATTGAACCATATAACGCGACCTTGTCTGTGCACCAGCTTGTGGAAAACTCCGATGAAACCTTCTGTATTGATAACGAGGCCTTGTATAATATCTGCCAAAAGACCTTACGCTTACCACAGCCTTCTTACGACCAGTTGAACAACTTAGTTTCGTCTGTGATGTCTGGCGTCACCACTTCCTTGCGTTACCCCGGCCAGTTGAACTCTGATTTGAGAAAGTTAGCCGTTAACTTAGTGCCATTCCCAAGATTGCACTTCTTCATGGTTGGTTACGCTCCCTTGACTTCAATGGGTTCCCAGTCCTTCAGATCTTTATCTGTTCCAGAGTTGACTCAGCAGATGTTCGATGCCAAAAACATGATGGCTGCTTCTGACCCTAGAAACGGCCGCTACTTGACAGTAGCTGCATTCTTTAGAGGAAATGTCTCTATGAAAGaggttgatgatgaaatgTACAAGGTTCAGACGAGGAACGCAGACTACTTTGTCGAGTGGATTCCTAACAATGTTCAGACTGCCGTTTGTTCAGTTCCTCCAAAGGATTTGGACATGGCTGCTACATTCATCGGTAATTCGACCTCTATTCAAGAATTGTTCAAGAGAGTTGGCGATCAGTTCAGTGCTATGTTtagaagaaaagctttcttGCACTGGTACACCTCTGAGGGTATGGATGAGATGGAGTTCACTGAGGCAGAATCCAATATGAATGACTTGGTAAGTGAATACCAGCAGTACCAGGAAGCCAGcgtggaagaagaagaggatgtGGATTATGGTGCCGAGGAGGCTCCTTTGACTGACAACATGGATTAA